The following proteins are encoded in a genomic region of Parabacteroides pacaensis:
- a CDS encoding MFS transporter, which translates to MALKLKEKIGYGLGDMASSMFWKLFGMYLLFFYTDIFGIPAATVGTMFLVTRIWDSLNDPIMGILADRTQTRWGKFRPYLLWMALPFGVIGVLTFTTPDWDQTGKVIYAYFTYTAMMMVYTAINVPYASLLGVISSDSRERTTLSSYRMFFAYAGSFLALMLIEPLVNYFTQGTPGLSVAKSWQAAASVLAILCVLLFLGCFLLTRERVKPQLQQKHSLKKDITDLIRNKPWWILLGSGIAALIFNSIRDGATIYYFKYYIFQAETIRLAFWNLSVTWCSFYLMLGQAANMLGVACAAPIANRIGKRITYLLAMAIATLLSVLFYWLQADQLTLIFTFQFFISFCAGIIFPLLWSMYADIADYSELKNGRRATGLIFSSSSMSQKLGWTIGGAVTGWLLAYFGFEANTVQTETAQSGIRMMLSFFPAIGTLLSVLCMFFYPLTEKKIKEIENQLVNNSKIKS; encoded by the coding sequence ATGGCACTAAAATTAAAAGAAAAAATCGGTTACGGATTAGGAGATATGGCATCTTCCATGTTCTGGAAACTATTCGGCATGTACTTACTGTTTTTCTATACCGACATTTTCGGTATACCGGCAGCTACCGTAGGCACGATGTTTCTGGTAACCCGGATCTGGGATTCCCTGAACGATCCGATAATGGGGATCCTGGCAGACCGCACGCAAACCCGCTGGGGAAAATTCAGACCCTACCTTCTTTGGATGGCACTCCCCTTTGGTGTTATCGGCGTATTAACCTTCACTACTCCCGATTGGGACCAAACCGGAAAAGTAATATATGCTTATTTTACTTATACGGCTATGATGATGGTATACACAGCCATCAATGTCCCTTACGCTTCTCTATTAGGAGTCATCAGCTCGGACTCGCGCGAACGGACTACTTTGTCATCCTACCGGATGTTTTTTGCCTATGCCGGCAGTTTCCTGGCACTTATGCTTATTGAACCGCTAGTCAACTATTTTACCCAAGGCACACCCGGATTATCCGTAGCCAAAAGCTGGCAGGCAGCGGCAAGTGTATTAGCTATATTGTGTGTATTGCTTTTCCTGGGTTGTTTTCTGCTCACCCGCGAACGGGTAAAACCACAGTTACAACAAAAGCATTCCCTAAAAAAAGATATCACCGACCTGATACGGAATAAACCTTGGTGGATCCTGCTGGGGAGCGGGATTGCAGCATTGATTTTCAACTCTATCCGCGATGGTGCGACAATTTACTATTTTAAATATTACATCTTCCAAGCAGAAACCATCCGGTTAGCTTTTTGGAATCTGTCCGTTACGTGGTGTTCTTTCTACCTGATGTTGGGACAAGCGGCCAATATGCTCGGTGTAGCCTGTGCGGCTCCGATAGCTAACCGGATAGGGAAACGAATCACTTATTTACTTGCCATGGCAATCGCAACCTTATTAAGTGTCCTTTTTTACTGGCTGCAAGCAGACCAATTGACCTTGATATTTACATTCCAATTCTTTATCAGCTTTTGTGCAGGAATCATTTTCCCACTCCTCTGGTCTATGTATGCGGATATTGCCGATTACTCGGAATTAAAAAACGGACGACGGGCCACGGGATTAATTTTTTCCTCTTCTTCGATGTCCCAGAAACTGGGATGGACTATCGGAGGAGCCGTTACCGGCTGGCTGCTGGCTTATTTCGGATTTGAGGCAAATACAGTACAAACTGAAACGGCACAATCAGGAATCCGGATGATGCTTAGTTTCTTTCCGGCCATCGGAACCCTCCTTTCCGTTTTATGCATGTTTTTCTATCCTTTAACGGAAAAGAAAATCAAAGAAATCGAAAATCAACTAGTAAACAACTCTAAAATAAAATCATAA
- a CDS encoding AGE family epimerase/isomerase, with amino-acid sequence METAILSRFRKETKEELETHILSFWMNRMIDHEHGGFYGQMTGENVIHPTAPKSGVLNARILWTFSAAYRILKNKRYLQTAIRARQYLSDHFYDVRYGGIYWSVDYTGKPLEKKKQFYVLSFAIYGLSEYYRATGEQAALQEAIDLFHLIEKYSFDKDKNGYIEALTRHWQPIADVRLSAKDANEIKTTNTHLHILEAYTNLYRIWKDPLLYRQLKNLVCLFLEKIIDKETGHLLLFFRENWESKNEIISYGHEIETSWLLYEAACVLEDAEIINRVKKQLPLLVAAASEGLQPDGSLIYEYNKVTGAYDKDRHWWVQAETVLGYMNLYHITGNEAAFRQALKTWEYIQNHLVDQEQGEWFWSILPDNTPDKSQDKAGFWKCPYHNARLCLKNNINF; translated from the coding sequence ATGGAGACAGCTATTCTTTCCCGGTTCCGGAAGGAAACAAAAGAGGAACTGGAAACTCATATACTATCCTTCTGGATGAACCGGATGATAGATCACGAACACGGAGGATTCTACGGACAAATGACCGGAGAGAACGTTATTCATCCCACTGCTCCTAAAAGCGGCGTACTAAATGCGCGTATCCTCTGGACTTTTTCGGCAGCCTACCGGATACTAAAGAACAAAAGATATTTACAAACAGCCATCCGTGCCCGGCAATATCTTTCCGATCATTTTTATGATGTCCGATACGGAGGCATTTACTGGAGCGTGGATTATACAGGGAAACCGCTGGAAAAGAAGAAGCAATTTTATGTTCTTAGTTTTGCCATCTACGGATTAAGCGAATATTACCGGGCCACCGGCGAACAAGCAGCCCTGCAAGAAGCGATAGATCTTTTTCATCTTATCGAGAAATATAGTTTCGACAAAGACAAAAACGGATACATAGAGGCATTGACCCGTCACTGGCAACCCATTGCAGACGTCCGTCTCAGTGCAAAAGATGCCAATGAGATAAAAACGACAAACACTCATTTGCATATTCTGGAAGCCTATACCAATCTTTACCGGATATGGAAAGATCCACTCTTGTACAGGCAATTAAAGAATTTGGTATGCCTGTTTTTAGAAAAAATAATCGATAAAGAAACCGGTCACCTGCTCCTTTTCTTTCGTGAAAATTGGGAGAGTAAAAACGAAATCATTTCTTATGGACATGAAATCGAGACCTCTTGGTTACTTTACGAAGCAGCTTGTGTTTTAGAAGATGCAGAAATAATAAACCGGGTAAAAAAACAATTACCCTTATTAGTGGCCGCCGCTTCCGAAGGATTGCAACCGGATGGCAGTCTTATCTACGAATACAACAAAGTTACCGGCGCATACGATAAAGACCGTCATTGGTGGGTACAGGCAGAAACCGTATTAGGGTATATGAATCTGTACCACATCACCGGCAACGAAGCTGCCTTCCGGCAAGCTCTCAAAACCTGGGAATATATACAAAACCATTTGGTCGACCAGGAACAAGGCGAATGGTTCTGGAGTATTCTTCCGGATAATACCCCCGATAAATCCCAGGATAAAGCCGGCTTTTGGAAATGTCCTTACCATAATGCGCGGCTTTGTCTGAAAAACAATATAAACTTTTAA
- a CDS encoding glycoside hydrolase family 28 protein gives MKKILAIAMLAFIITSCFKSNRNIYNVTDYGAANDGNTLTTAAIQKTIDECARNGGGQVYVPNGNYLVGTLNLKSNVDFYMENGAVLVATTDLSQYQIHNEQPAGIFYTERATHVSISGNGKIFGQGMEFMYKDSAKVIGKDDCKYIRQKTDFRKVKEGLGDGPVYPKDRFHQMIIFSECNDVTLSDFTCIDAPYWTFLIVHSENVEVRNLKIDNNLLIPNSDGLDVISCSNVNISDCNFSCGDDALVLAGYSTHYGDPGFKGILKPSTNINVNNCIFRSRSSAIRIGGWDQNHMSNYNLSNITIYDSNRGINLTVGDSGSIQNVNFNNIRIETRLHTGDWWGNGDPINISAMRGVPNNPIGVIKNINFNNISCRSENGIMMYASDETKLSDITFSNFQLEIVKSPLEDVAGGNQDLRPNLIPEKGIFACDIPALYIENGDNIFFNQTSISWDGVEKKHYTHALEAVNIKNLRISNTVATSSPSNPGMPAVMLRNCSGFHTTETGLSIQKVN, from the coding sequence ATGAAAAAAATTTTAGCAATAGCCATGCTCGCTTTTATAATAACGAGCTGTTTCAAATCCAACCGGAATATTTACAATGTAACAGATTACGGAGCCGCTAACGATGGCAATACCCTTACCACCGCAGCGATCCAAAAAACAATCGACGAATGTGCCCGAAACGGAGGAGGACAGGTGTATGTCCCGAACGGTAATTATCTGGTAGGGACATTGAATCTCAAATCGAATGTCGACTTCTATATGGAAAACGGAGCCGTATTAGTAGCTACCACCGATTTGTCCCAATATCAAATTCACAATGAGCAACCAGCCGGAATATTTTATACGGAAAGAGCAACCCACGTTTCTATTTCCGGCAATGGAAAAATATTCGGGCAAGGGATGGAATTTATGTATAAAGACAGTGCAAAGGTAATCGGCAAGGACGATTGTAAATATATCCGCCAGAAAACAGACTTCCGGAAAGTAAAAGAAGGATTGGGCGACGGTCCGGTCTATCCGAAAGATCGTTTCCATCAAATGATTATTTTCAGCGAATGTAACGATGTAACTCTCTCCGACTTCACTTGTATCGATGCGCCTTACTGGACTTTCCTGATTGTTCATTCCGAAAATGTGGAAGTCCGCAACCTGAAAATAGACAACAACCTGCTTATCCCTAACAGCGATGGGTTGGACGTAATCTCTTGCAGTAATGTAAACATCTCGGATTGCAATTTCTCCTGCGGGGATGATGCGCTGGTATTAGCCGGTTATTCCACGCATTACGGCGATCCCGGTTTCAAGGGCATATTGAAGCCTTCTACTAATATTAATGTAAATAATTGCATTTTCCGTTCCCGTTCCAGTGCCATCCGTATCGGAGGATGGGATCAGAACCATATGTCCAATTATAATCTAAGCAACATTACCATTTACGATTCCAACCGGGGGATTAACCTGACTGTCGGCGATTCCGGTTCCATTCAAAATGTCAACTTCAACAATATCCGGATAGAAACCCGGTTGCATACCGGTGACTGGTGGGGAAACGGCGACCCGATTAATATATCAGCCATGCGTGGTGTACCTAACAACCCTATTGGGGTTATTAAAAATATCAATTTCAATAATATTTCTTGCCGGAGCGAGAACGGAATTATGATGTATGCATCCGACGAAACTAAGTTGTCTGATATTACTTTTAGCAATTTCCAATTGGAAATAGTAAAAAGTCCGTTGGAAGATGTGGCCGGAGGAAATCAAGACTTGCGGCCTAATCTTATCCCGGAAAAAGGTATATTTGCCTGTGATATTCCGGCTCTATATATAGAAAACGGTGATAACATCTTCTTTAACCAGACTTCCATCTCATGGGACGGTGTAGAGAAAAAACATTACACGCATGCCCTGGAAGCGGTAAATATAAAAAATCTCCGTATCAGTAATACGGTAGCAACCTCTTCCCCATCGAATCCCGGCATGCCGGCAGTGATGTTAAGGAACTGTTCCGGTTTCCATACAACAGAAACCGGACTAAGTATTCAAAAAGTAAATTAA
- a CDS encoding glycoside hydrolase family 97 protein: MKNIFYSILFFVLGTTVSSAAVRDARVSSPNGELTFVIHMENASPFYQVMFKKQTLIAHSPLSLDFENGCFGKNLKINKVTRKKLEEEYDLVVGKASHVHSLCNELVVPLEETVNPFRKINLVVRAFDDGIAFRYDFPEQKNWTSFVMYEENTTFNMPDNPQALALFLPSFTSSHEGFYTDIPYHEIQEKKLMDMPVLFRFPENIFMAITEAAVRDYAGMYLMKKDGVLTGKLSPRLDRPQICVEASIPHTSPWRVLMISDRIGALIESNLLTNLNEPCALEDVSWIKPVTTTFPWWNGTVIPDITIIPGNNFETNKYYIDFCARNGIGAHSVVEYGQHEWYQNDGFNFMPGPHADVTKPLAGLDMKAICDYGKSKGVDIRVWVHWAALYPKLDEAFALFEQWGLTGMMVDFMDRDDQQMIQIQEEILQKAAKHHLHIQFHGSSKPSGLHRTYPNEFTREGTLNYECYKWSKDISADHDISMPFTRLLAGAADYHLGGFRAVPKADFKIQHRCPLVTSTRCHMLAMYVVLESYLGMVCDYPAAYEGQPGFEFLQQVPTVWDETKVPDAEVNQYITVARRHGEDWYVGTITNHTAREMSIPLNFLGKGTYQLDLYTDAKDANTDPNHLTKVTKVVTAKDKVEIALASDGGAVMRLKKLKDSSR, translated from the coding sequence ATGAAAAATATATTCTATTCAATTCTCTTTTTTGTTTTAGGAACTACAGTTTCTTCCGCTGCAGTCCGAGACGCACGAGTAAGCTCCCCCAACGGGGAACTTACTTTCGTAATACATATGGAAAACGCTTCTCCTTTTTATCAGGTGATGTTTAAAAAGCAAACTTTGATTGCACATTCTCCCTTAAGTCTCGATTTTGAGAACGGGTGTTTCGGAAAGAACCTGAAAATTAATAAAGTAACCCGTAAAAAGCTGGAAGAAGAATATGATCTGGTAGTGGGAAAGGCAAGTCATGTACATAGCTTGTGTAATGAACTGGTGGTCCCTTTGGAAGAAACGGTAAACCCTTTCCGGAAAATTAATTTGGTAGTAAGGGCATTCGACGATGGAATTGCTTTTCGGTACGACTTCCCGGAACAGAAAAACTGGACGTCTTTCGTCATGTACGAAGAAAACACTACATTCAATATGCCGGATAATCCACAAGCACTAGCTCTTTTTCTTCCTTCTTTTACCTCTTCTCATGAAGGATTTTATACAGATATTCCTTACCATGAAATACAGGAAAAGAAGTTAATGGATATGCCGGTACTTTTCCGGTTTCCTGAAAACATCTTTATGGCGATTACGGAAGCTGCCGTCAGAGACTACGCGGGTATGTATTTAATGAAAAAAGACGGGGTTCTAACCGGAAAGCTTTCGCCTCGTTTAGACCGCCCGCAGATATGTGTGGAGGCCTCTATCCCTCATACCTCCCCTTGGCGGGTACTGATGATCAGTGACCGCATAGGAGCTTTAATCGAATCGAACCTGTTAACCAACCTGAACGAACCGTGCGCGCTGGAAGACGTATCCTGGATAAAGCCGGTTACCACTACTTTTCCGTGGTGGAATGGAACGGTTATTCCGGACATAACGATTATTCCGGGAAATAACTTTGAGACTAACAAGTACTACATCGATTTTTGCGCAAGAAATGGTATTGGTGCACATTCGGTAGTGGAATACGGCCAACATGAATGGTATCAAAACGATGGTTTCAACTTTATGCCCGGCCCCCATGCCGATGTCACCAAGCCTTTAGCCGGATTAGATATGAAAGCTATTTGTGACTACGGAAAAAGCAAAGGGGTGGATATCCGAGTTTGGGTTCACTGGGCTGCTTTATATCCGAAACTGGATGAAGCGTTCGCTTTGTTTGAACAATGGGGGCTGACTGGGATGATGGTGGATTTTATGGATCGTGACGACCAGCAAATGATTCAGATTCAAGAAGAAATCCTGCAAAAAGCTGCCAAGCATCATTTACATATTCAGTTCCATGGTTCCTCTAAACCTTCGGGGCTGCACCGTACCTACCCCAACGAGTTTACCCGGGAGGGGACGTTAAATTACGAATGTTACAAATGGAGCAAGGATATTTCTGCAGATCATGATATCAGTATGCCTTTTACCCGTTTGCTGGCGGGGGCAGCCGATTACCATTTAGGCGGGTTCCGGGCCGTTCCGAAAGCTGATTTCAAAATACAACACCGTTGCCCGCTGGTTACCAGTACCCGTTGTCACATGTTGGCAATGTACGTTGTGTTGGAAAGTTATTTAGGAATGGTGTGCGATTATCCGGCCGCCTACGAAGGTCAACCGGGTTTCGAATTTTTGCAGCAAGTTCCAACCGTGTGGGACGAAACAAAAGTTCCCGATGCGGAAGTAAACCAGTATATTACCGTAGCCCGTCGGCATGGCGAAGATTGGTATGTCGGTACGATCACTAATCACACGGCCCGTGAAATGTCTATCCCCCTGAACTTTCTGGGTAAAGGCACTTATCAATTGGATTTATATACGGATGCGAAAGATGCAAATACTGATCCGAATCATTTAACTAAAGTCACTAAAGTCGTAACAGCTAAAGATAAAGTTGAAATAGCGTTGGCTTCGGACGGAGGAGCGGTGATGCGGTTGAAGAAATTGAAGGACAGTTCCCGATAA
- a CDS encoding cytochrome-c peroxidase has translation MKNTEKLTFCIILIILCECCLFTACSHKSKHAHKHTQEPSLILSEEEQVGKLLFFDERLSEPPGQSCATCHTQERGFADKFSRVVSEGAVKGLFSARNSMTISYSAFVPHLYYDEEEETYVGGLFWDGRVNSLEEQAAEPFLNRVEMGMPMKKHVTDRIKAAGYYPRLVRLYGETDHVDSLYTHITTALAAYERSAEVNPFTSKFDAYKRGEAKFSHQEKRGYKLFKEKALCAECHILDKDPQAHRILFTDHTYDNLGIPANYESPFFTLSPEYNPAGRDSVDLGLGCTVRDPEHNGKFRVPTLRNIELTAPYGHNGYFKTLEDIVHFYNVRDVSNEYPPAEYPATVNKEELGNLKLTPEEEADLVAFLKTLTDGYTTTPK, from the coding sequence ATGAAAAATACAGAGAAGTTGACTTTCTGCATCATTCTTATTATCTTATGTGAATGTTGTTTGTTTACAGCCTGTTCACACAAATCGAAACATGCTCATAAGCATACGCAAGAACCCTCTTTAATTCTTTCGGAGGAAGAGCAAGTAGGGAAACTTTTGTTTTTCGACGAACGTTTGTCGGAGCCTCCCGGACAGTCGTGTGCCACTTGCCATACGCAGGAAAGAGGCTTTGCCGATAAATTTTCACGGGTAGTTTCCGAGGGGGCAGTAAAGGGTCTCTTTAGTGCCAGGAATTCTATGACTATTTCTTATTCGGCTTTTGTGCCCCATTTATATTATGACGAAGAGGAAGAAACGTATGTAGGTGGTTTATTTTGGGACGGACGGGTAAATTCCCTGGAAGAACAAGCTGCCGAACCTTTCCTTAACCGGGTGGAAATGGGGATGCCGATGAAAAAGCATGTCACAGACCGCATAAAAGCGGCTGGATATTATCCCCGGTTGGTACGTCTGTATGGCGAAACGGATCACGTAGATTCTTTGTATACCCATATAACTACTGCTTTGGCTGCTTATGAGCGTTCGGCGGAAGTAAATCCTTTTACTTCTAAATTTGATGCCTATAAGCGGGGGGAAGCTAAGTTTTCCCACCAAGAGAAGAGGGGTTATAAATTATTTAAAGAGAAAGCGTTATGTGCAGAATGTCATATCTTGGACAAAGACCCGCAGGCTCATCGGATATTGTTTACAGACCATACGTATGATAATTTGGGAATCCCGGCCAATTATGAAAGTCCTTTCTTTACGCTTTCTCCGGAATATAACCCGGCAGGAAGGGATAGTGTGGATCTGGGCTTAGGTTGTACAGTCAGAGACCCGGAACATAACGGAAAATTTCGTGTCCCTACTTTGCGGAATATTGAACTTACCGCTCCCTATGGTCATAACGGTTATTTCAAGACTTTGGAAGATATAGTCCATTTTTACAATGTCCGCGATGTAAGTAATGAATATCCCCCTGCCGAGTACCCGGCTACAGTCAATAAAGAAGAATTGGGTAATCTGAAATTAACCCCCGAAGAAGAAGCCGATTTAGTTGCTTTCTTAAAAACGTTGACGGATGGATATACGACAACTCCTAAGTAA
- a CDS encoding ABC transporter substrate-binding protein, which yields MNKLSILCLLVLWISSCRTKSNPPTSGEPASSTPIEYAQGFSIRHFETYTSVTVNNPWKPEEILHRYVLVPKGKELPHPLPEGTLVRTPIRQAACLYTTHAGMLNYLDAIQIITAVAEAKYMTLPSIKEGVASGKITDLGEATALNVEKLLEVSPEVIIVTPFQNTGYGRIEKTGIPLLECPEYMEITPLGRAEWIKFLAVFLDKEKEAAELFSSIARKYQEVSKLATHVKERPTVLAETKYGNAWYIPGGNSYMAHLYKDAGADYLWKDTKETGSLALNFETVYEKAENADFWVIKKNNPDHDMTYNELKAEYAPYSYFKPWKDKQIILCNTAKVPFYEVGTLEPHLLLADLVKAFHPELLPDHTFTYYFPMKDE from the coding sequence ATGAACAAATTATCGATTCTCTGTCTTTTGGTGTTATGGATCAGTTCCTGCAGGACAAAATCTAACCCTCCCACTTCCGGAGAACCCGCTTCTTCTACCCCTATTGAATACGCCCAAGGTTTTAGTATCCGGCATTTCGAGACTTATACATCAGTTACGGTAAATAACCCGTGGAAACCTGAAGAAATTCTTCACCGGTACGTGCTTGTCCCCAAAGGAAAAGAATTACCTCATCCCTTGCCGGAAGGTACGTTAGTAAGAACTCCTATCCGGCAAGCCGCATGTTTATATACTACCCACGCAGGCATGCTAAACTATTTAGATGCTATCCAAATCATTACGGCTGTGGCAGAAGCTAAATACATGACTTTACCATCTATAAAAGAAGGTGTAGCTTCCGGAAAAATTACCGATCTAGGAGAAGCGACCGCCCTGAATGTGGAAAAGCTATTGGAAGTATCCCCGGAAGTGATTATTGTCACTCCTTTTCAGAACACCGGCTACGGAAGAATAGAAAAAACAGGCATTCCCTTGTTGGAATGCCCTGAATACATGGAAATCACTCCCTTGGGACGCGCCGAATGGATTAAATTCTTAGCAGTCTTTTTAGACAAAGAGAAAGAAGCTGCCGAATTATTTTCATCCATTGCCCGGAAATACCAGGAAGTAAGTAAACTGGCAACGCATGTAAAGGAACGTCCGACAGTTTTGGCGGAAACAAAATACGGAAATGCCTGGTATATTCCCGGCGGAAACAGTTACATGGCCCATTTATACAAAGATGCCGGTGCTGACTATCTTTGGAAAGATACAAAAGAAACCGGTTCGCTTGCCCTTAATTTCGAAACGGTATACGAAAAAGCTGAAAATGCGGATTTTTGGGTGATAAAAAAGAATAATCCGGATCATGATATGACCTATAACGAATTAAAAGCAGAGTATGCTCCTTACTCCTATTTCAAACCTTGGAAAGATAAACAAATCATCCTTTGCAATACAGCAAAAGTACCGTTTTATGAAGTAGGCACGTTAGAACCGCATCTATTATTAGCTGATTTGGTAAAAGCCTTTCATCCGGAGTTATTGCCGGATCATACATTTACTTATTATTTCCCTATGAAAGATGAATAA
- a CDS encoding iron ABC transporter permease has protein sequence MNKTVSPHLQNRHQAWLFYPVLTGCLLFLFAASLVYGAVHIPLSDVISILQGKGAERAAWENIVLQARLPQAVTALLAGGALAVSGLMLQTLFRNPLAGPSILGISDGANLGVALVMLYFGGSLSQISHIPLNGYLAIVVAAFIGASLILGLIIYFSTKIKSNVMLLIIGMMIGYMASSVISLLNYYASADSVHSFVMWGMGDFSSVSVSQLPFFVTCTCLGLFLSILLIKPLNALLLGEMYAANLGIKIKRTRIFILFCTGLLTATTTAFCGPISFIGLAVPHIARLLLGTSNHKLLLPVTLLCGSCIAVLCNLLTVLPGGNSILPLNAVTPLLGAPVIMYVIINRKNIQYFN, from the coding sequence ATGAATAAGACAGTTTCCCCTCATCTGCAGAACCGTCATCAGGCATGGCTCTTTTACCCGGTCCTTACCGGATGCTTGCTTTTCCTTTTTGCAGCCAGCCTGGTTTACGGAGCGGTACATATCCCGCTAAGCGATGTTATTTCGATTTTACAAGGGAAAGGGGCAGAACGGGCCGCGTGGGAAAATATTGTATTACAGGCACGCTTGCCACAAGCCGTTACCGCTCTATTGGCCGGAGGAGCCTTGGCCGTTAGCGGCTTGATGCTTCAAACGCTTTTTCGCAACCCTCTGGCCGGACCTTCCATATTAGGAATCAGCGATGGAGCCAATCTGGGAGTAGCTCTGGTCATGCTTTATTTCGGAGGATCTCTTTCCCAGATAAGCCATATTCCTTTAAACGGATACTTAGCTATTGTCGTAGCTGCGTTTATCGGGGCCAGCCTGATTTTGGGCCTTATCATTTACTTCTCTACCAAGATAAAAAGCAATGTCATGTTACTGATTATCGGAATGATGATAGGGTATATGGCTTCTTCTGTCATCTCCTTGTTAAATTATTATGCTTCGGCAGATAGCGTTCATTCATTCGTAATGTGGGGAATGGGAGATTTTTCCAGTGTATCTGTTTCACAGCTTCCTTTCTTTGTCACATGCACTTGTTTAGGTCTATTCCTCTCCATCTTACTGATAAAACCGTTGAATGCCCTCCTATTAGGAGAAATGTATGCAGCCAATCTAGGGATAAAAATTAAACGTACCCGTATTTTTATTCTCTTTTGTACCGGTTTGCTAACCGCTACAACGACGGCTTTCTGCGGACCCATATCTTTTATCGGGCTTGCCGTGCCTCATATCGCCAGGTTACTGTTGGGAACTTCCAACCATAAGCTGCTTCTTCCGGTAACTTTATTGTGTGGCAGTTGTATTGCCGTACTGTGTAATTTGCTTACCGTACTTCCGGGCGGAAATAGTATTTTGCCGCTTAATGCCGTAACCCCTTTGCTAGGTGCTCCTGTTATCATGTATGTTATTATCAATCGTAAAAATATTCAATATTTTAACTGA
- a CDS encoding ABC transporter ATP-binding protein: protein MEERIPTIYSRNLSIGYRLKGGKKKIIHTDMSLSLYAGEVTCLLGLNGAGKSTLLKTLGGFLPPLAGDIYLRGEKLSSYTQHEFALQVGVVLTDRTNAGGITVYDLVSLGRYPYTGFFGQLKKKDHQVIQASLQAVGISHKSANYVSELSDGERQKAMIAKVLAQECPVILLDEPTAFLDVTSKIETMVLLRELARKHKKTILLSTHDLEQAIQMADCLWLQSPQRPLLCGAPEDLILAGELGTFFEKGKIRFDLSTGKIHLKETKRPVGITGSPLITYWVSNALQRNGYFPGPVQPGQMAINCVSSHELEIIHTSGSKKTVGSIEALMNYIKNLPDTTY from the coding sequence ATGGAAGAAAGGATCCCCACTATTTACAGCCGGAATCTCAGTATCGGTTACCGGTTAAAAGGAGGAAAAAAGAAGATCATACACACAGATATGTCGCTTTCGCTGTACGCAGGCGAAGTAACCTGCTTGCTGGGACTAAACGGAGCCGGCAAATCTACCTTACTTAAAACTCTGGGCGGATTTCTCCCGCCGCTAGCAGGCGATATTTATCTACGGGGAGAAAAACTTTCCTCTTATACACAACACGAATTTGCTTTACAAGTAGGCGTTGTATTAACCGACAGGACAAATGCCGGCGGTATTACCGTATACGATCTTGTTTCGCTAGGCAGATACCCTTATACCGGCTTTTTCGGCCAATTAAAAAAGAAAGACCATCAAGTGATCCAAGCATCCCTTCAAGCAGTAGGAATTTCCCACAAATCGGCTAACTATGTATCCGAATTAAGTGACGGGGAACGGCAAAAAGCAATGATAGCCAAAGTTCTGGCACAGGAATGCCCGGTTATTTTATTAGACGAGCCTACTGCTTTTTTAGACGTAACCAGTAAAATAGAAACGATGGTCTTGCTCCGGGAATTGGCCCGCAAGCATAAAAAAACGATCCTTTTGTCTACTCACGATCTAGAACAGGCCATACAAATGGCGGATTGCCTTTGGTTACAATCCCCCCAACGCCCCTTGCTTTGCGGAGCACCGGAAGATTTGATCCTTGCAGGCGAACTGGGAACTTTTTTTGAAAAAGGAAAGATCCGGTTTGATTTATCTACAGGAAAGATCCATTTGAAAGAAACAAAAAGACCTGTGGGAATAACAGGCTCTCCTCTCATTACTTATTGGGTTTCTAATGCCTTACAAAGAAACGGATATTTTCCCGGCCCTGTACAGCCCGGACAAATGGCGATTAATTGTGTCTCCTCCCACGAGCTGGAGATTATTCATACTTCCGGCTCAAAAAAAACAGTTGGCAGTATCGAAGCATTAATGAATTATATAAAAAACTTACCGGATACAACTTATTAA